The Hyalangium gracile genome includes the window CGCACCCCCGTCTTCTTCTCGTGCTCGCGCAGCTTGCGCAGGTACCAGGGCAGGAGCGGCACGTTGCCGTGGGCCTTGCGGTCCGCGTCCGGCGAGGCGCCCTTCGCCACGTCCGCCGCCGAGCGGAAGTACCCCGTCCAGCCCCACTCCGTCGGCCCGGCGATGACGGCCTCCGGGTCGGCCTGCCGCACCGCCGCGCCATAGGAGAGCGTGCGCTCCAGCAGCTCGTCGTAGGTGGTGGGCTCCGGGTGCACGTCCCGGTGCGTGGAGTTCCACAGCATGGGCTCGTTGTCGAGCAGGTACATGTGCACGCTGCGCCCGCGCTTCATGTCCTTGTTGCGGATGGTGCGCACCCACTCGGCCACGTACTCGGGCGGCGCGGGGAGGCTCGTCTGCGTGGGCGGCGGCGGCGCCAGCTCGCGGCCCGTGGGCGTGCGGCCGTTGCCCGCCTCCTTCACGTCCGGATCCATCTTCTCCTGCAGGCCGAACTTCGTGGACGGGAAGCTCACCGAGCTCGTGTCCTTGGCCACCCAGCCAATCAACGGCACGGTGAGCGCGGACTCGAGCCCGTGGGCGCGGTTGGCCATGAGGAAGTCGTCATAGGTGAACTGCGCGTTGTCCCCCGGCGAGGTGTTGCGGAAGAACCAGTCGTTGGCCGTGTTCCACGCGTTCAGCTTCCAGTTGTAGCGGGTGGTGGGGTTGCCACCCCAGCGGCGCACCGTGGCGCCCAGCTCCCACTGGTCCGTGCCCTTGTGCTCCTTCAGCGCGTCGAAGGCGATGCCGTAGATTCGCGGGCTGATGAAGTGGCCGGGCGCCGTGCAGTCCACGGCCAGGCTCGCCGGCTTGGGCGGCCCCACCGGCGCGCGCACCATGCCCGCCGCGGGCGCGCCCACCACCGCCGCGTCCGAGCCCGTGAAGCCGAGCGACTCCAGCTGCACCCACTCGGTGCCCACGCGCTTGTGCGCGCGCATGATGACGCGGTCGAACGGCTGCCCCCTCGGGTTGAGCTCCGCCCAGGGCACCAGCACCTGCACCCAGTCCTCCTGGCGGTTCACCCGGTGCTTGCCCTCGATACGCACCCGCGGGAACACCGTCTTGTCCCCGGAGTCCAGCCGCACCTCCAGGAACTCGCCATACTCGGACGGCGCCTTGTAGCGGAACGCCAGCCCCGCGAAGCGGCCCTCCAGCGGCTGCAGCCGGCGCAGCGACCAGCCGCCCAGGTCCGCCATCATCACCTTCGCGGGCCCCTCGCCCTCCACCTCGCGCTCGGTCCAGCCGCTGGCCTCCCAGCCCGCCTTGAGGCCGCCCTGCCACGCCGTCTCCACCAGCGCCAGGGAGACCGCGCCCGTCTCGGACTCCACCAGCTGCGCCCCGGGCGCCGTCAGCCCGAGCCTGTCCACCTCCACCCAGTCCGAGCCCACCTTCTTGTGCGCCCGGAGGACGATGCGATCGAACGTCCTCATGTCCGGGTTCAGCTCGGCCATGGGGATGAGCAGCTGCACCCAGTCGCCGTCCTGCCCGACGACGTGCTTGGAGGCCACCCGCACGCGCGGGAACGCCGTCTTGCCCTCGGAGTCCAGCCGGACTTCCAGGAACTCGCCGAAGCCGGAGGGCGCCTTGTAGCGCAGCGCCAGCCCGCCGAACGTGCCGCGCACGGGCGTGGTGTGCTTGAGCATCCACCCGCCCAGCTCCGCCATCACCACCTTCGCCGGCCCGGTGCCCTTCACCTCGCGCTCGGACCAGCCGGCGTCCTCCCAGCCCGGCTTGAGGCCGTCGTCGTAGACGACCTGCGACAGGTCCACCGTGAGGCTCGCCCTGGGCGTGGAGGGCTTGGAGGGGCCCGGCGGCGCGGCGCGCGCTCCACCGTTCTGGCTCTCACACGCGACCAGCATGGCGCAGGTGGCCAGCAAGGCCACCCGTGGCCCTCGGCCCGCCCTGCTGCTTCCGGTCAGGCCCTGTCCTCGGCGCCCTCCGGTCCCGTGTCTCATGGCTCTCCGCTCGAGTCCTTCTCCGCGCTCCGCCGGGGCTCCGCACCGCCCCGCGAGGACGCCTGCCGGTAACGCGCGATGCGCCGGGCCACTTCCCGCCACGAGCCCGCCTCCGCCCTCGCCCCGCGCAGGTACTCCATGGTGTAGGCCACCGAGGTGCTCTTGAAGGCCACCTGCTCGAGCCCCAGCCTGTCGGCCAGCTTCGCCGCGCCCATCAGCGCGTCCGTCACCGGCCGGGTCGGCCCGGGCAGCGCCACCGCCGTGGCCAGCAGCGGCCGCGCCAGCGCGTTCATCTCGAAGAGCATCCGCCACGGATCCACCTGCGGCACGTCCGAGTGCCTGTCGGACAGCCGCGAGTCCATGATGCCGTAGCGGTGCGCCCGCGCCAGCCACTTCTCGAAGCTGGTGTGGTCCGAGCCGTGCAGCACGTACGAGTCGTTGCAGAAGCGCACCTGGCAGCCCGCCTTCTCCAGCCGGATGCCCAGCTCGATGTCCTCGGACTGCTTCAGGCTCGAGTCGAACCCGCCCACCGCCACGTAGTCCTCGCGGCGGAACGAGACGTTGCCCGTGTAGAGGTTCCACCCGTGGGCGCCCTGCTCGTGGAGCCGGCGCGCCAGCCGCTCGTGCAGGTACGCGTACCAGCGCTCGAAGAGCGGCATCTCCTCGAGGGCCGGATCCGGATCGATGCGCCCCAGCACCACGTTGCGAGAGCCCGGCGGGTGCTGCTCCAGGTGCCGCTGGATGAAGTCCTCCGGCACCTGCATGTCGTCATCGGTGATGATGACCACGTCGCCACGCGCGGCCAGCACGCCCCGGTGCCGCGCCGCCGCCGCGCCCGCGTTCTTCTGCGTCTCCACGCGCAGCGTGTACGGGAGCTGTTTCGCCAGCGCCTCCAGGGGCCCCTGCGCCGGCTCCTTGGAGCCGTCATCCACGACGACGACTTCGTAGTCGCTGGGGGGCAGCGTCTGGCGCGCGAGCTGTTGGAGCAGCCGCGGGAGCAGAGCCAGCCGGTTGTACGTGGCCATCACCACGCTCACCCGAGGCCGCTGTGCTTCGCTCCGCGGCGGGGCATTGGAGCCCGCCGAGGGGGAGTCGCTCACTTCTTGCTCCCCACCCGTTGCTGCAGCGTCACGCTGCCCAGGAAGCGCGCCTTGCCGATCAGCTCCAGCGTGTGGCGAGCCGCGGAGAACTGCGTGGAGCCCAGCGGCACGCACAGCAGCGCGCGCTCGGTGGCCATCGCCACCTCGACGCCCACCGGGTTGGAGAGCACCGAGTCGATGCAGACGACCACCATGCCGCCCTGCTCGACGTGCGCCTTCATGTCACGCACCAGACGCGAGGCGGCCCCGGGAGGCAGCCCCTCGGCGTCGATGAGGCGGATGGCGCGCTCGCGATACTGGCTGCCCACCTCGACGATGGCGCGCGCGGCCATGAGGCCCGAGGCGCCCGGCTGCGCGGGCACCACCACCAGCGAGTTCCACTTCTCGCGCTGGGTGAGCAGCGTCCACAGGTGGAGCAGCTCGGTGGGAATCGGCTCCGCGGGAGCGGGGATGACTTCGTTGTGTACGGGCTCTTCCGGCGCGATGGGCACCGGCGTCGGCGTGCCGCGCACGACGGACCACGGACGCGGACGCCCTGCCCCCGGCTTGGCGGCGTTGGCGTCGCCTCCCCGGGGAGGCCCGCTGCCTCCGGAATTGTCAGTCGGCTCGTACATAGACGGATCCAGTCTACTCATTTTCGGGCTGCTGCCCAGGGGTGCTTCCAGGGCAGGATCATGCGAGTGAACAGACAGTCGCCGCCGTTCCGCTCGTGCTGAACGCGCTCCTTTGCGGCTCATGTGCGCTCACCTCCGTCTTGCACCGACGATTCCAGCAGAGGCGCACCCTGAGTGGGGGCAGGTGAACGCTGCGGGCCCCAGGCTCGGGTGACGGTCGCCAGCTTGCCTGCGATGGTGACGGCCAGGGCCATGAGGATCATCGCGTACCAGCTGGTGATGCCCATGTCTCCGAAGCACTGGTTGATGTAGGCGAAGACGATGGCGACGACGACGAGCGCCGCCGCGCGCCAGTGGGGATGGCGGGTGCGGTGGTAGGAGCGCACGGCGAAGTAGACGGTGAGCGCTACAAACAGCCACACCCCTGTAAAGCCCACCACCCCACCGAAGGCGAGCAGGCCCAGCACGGAGTTGTGCGGGTGGTAGAGGTAGTCCTCGAAGAGGTGCGAGATGTCCGCGAGTTTCATCACCTCTTCGAAGCCGTGCCCGTAGCCGGTGCCCAGCAGCGGGTTTCGCTGCCAGGTGGAAATGAGGTTGAAGTTCTCCACGTCGCGGTAGTCCATCACACCGGTGTCGTTGTGCTCGCCGACGATCATCGACTTGATCGTGTTCACAGGCGAGAAAATGCCCACCGGGTTGGCCCAGCCGATGACGATATAGGCGAGGATGAACGGCGACAGGGCGAGGCCCGCGCGCGTCACGTAGCGCTTCACGCGCGTCCACGGGCTGATCAGGAACATGGCGATCAGGGCCTGATCAAAGCTGGCGTACGCCAGGCGGCGATCGTTGTAGTTCATCCCCATGAGGATGACGCCGCAGACCAGCAGCATGCGCCGGAAGTTCTTCCAGGTGGGCTCCTCCGTCCATTGCGTCAAGGCGATGGCCAGCCCGGTGACGTAGATCATCGTGTCCGAGTGCGTGGTGGCGTACTCGGTGTAGAGCCCCCGGGGCCGGGCGATGAAGACGATGAAGAAGGCGCCCAGGAAGGCCTTGGTGAAGGCGGCGGCGATGACGATGCGCGCCAGCAGGCGGAAGTCCTCCGGCCCGCGGATGGACACGGTGAGGAGGAACACGAACATCGGCATCAGCAGCAGCTTCTGGAGCTGCCACTTCGCCGGGCGCGCGTCGCCCCCGCGCAGCACGCCCCAGACGTACATCCAGCTGATCGTCACCAGGATCAGCAGCAGCGCCATGACGAGCGGGCGGGGCAGCGGCGTCATCCGCTCGTCGATCTTCAGGCCCACCGCCTGCCGGTAGATGTAGAGGAAGATGAGCCCGAACACCGACAGGTCGATGAGCGTGAAGCCCAGGCCCGGCACGCCGGTGACGACGTTGAGGTTGATGAAGAGCAGCCGGCCGATGAAGGAGACGGGCGAGTTCCAGTGCCCCGAGTACGGCACCTCCACCGCGCAGTCCACGATGAGCAGCAGGGCCAGCAGCGTGAGGACGGGGTAGCGCACCGGCACCTTGGCCAGCACCCAGAGCAGGATGGCCCCCACCATGGGCAGCAGCGCCACGGCCGGGAAGAGGACGAGCAGCCCCAGCGTCGCCAGCATCACGCCGGCCAGCAGCGTGAGGAAGACAGGTGTGCGGGAGAGGAAGGCTTCCATCGTCTTTCCTCAGGGTGCCGAGCCCGGGCGCGCGCTCAGGGCTTGCGCGCCTCGCGGGTGGTCCGCACCCACTCCCCCTTCTTGTCTCGAGGGCCCGCCACCATCAGCCACACCTTCCACGCCACGTAGAAGGGCGCCCGCATCAGGTCCAGCAGCCCGCGCAGGCCCATGCCCGACACCCACCAGCCGCGCAGCACGTACAGGCCCAGGCTCACCACGCAGAACGCCCCCGCCCAGGCGCTGAGCGCCACCTGCCCCTGCCACACGGAGAGCCCCGCCGCGGCCGCCGCGACCGCGACGGCGCCCAGCACCACGTAGCTCAAGGGCGGCACCAGCAGGTCCATGGCCAGGTCGAGCAGCACGTCGTCGCGCTTGTCCAGGGCCTCGCCCAGCAGCGGCACGCCGAACTGCTTCGTCATCGCCCAGCGTCCGCCCTCCCAGCGGCGGCGCTGCGAGCGGGCGGCCTTCTCGGAGGACACCATCTCCCCCAGCACCTCGGCCTCCCACGCGTAGTGCACGCGGTAGCCGGCGCGGCCCAGGCGGATGCCATACTCCAGGTCCTCCACGATGGAGAACGCGTCGTGCGGCACCTCGCGGATGACGCGGTGGCTGAAGCACATGCCGTTGCCGCGCAGGCCGCACGAGACGCCCAGCCGCTCGCGGCCCAGCGAGCGCACCTTGTGGAACAGCGCCAGGGCGATGGCCATCAGCCGCGTGCGCCACGAGGCATGCGGGTTGAGCACGCCGTAGTGCGCCTGGATGGCCTGCGCGCCCGCCTCCAGCCGCAGCCCGAAGGAGTGCAAGAGGTGCGGCGACACGTGCGTGTCCGCGTCCACCACCACCACCGCGTCGGCGAAGCCCTCCTTCAAGCTGTGCTCGAAGGCGTACGCCAGCGCGAAGCCCTTGCCGCGCTTCTCCGTGTCGTGGCGCACCAGCACCGTGGCGCCCGCCTCGCGCGCCCGCTCCGCCGTGGCGTCCGAGCAGTTGTCCGCCACCACCAGGATGCGCCGCAGCGCCGCCGGGTAGTCCAGGGCGGACAGGTTCTTCACCGTGCCGGCGATGCCGCCCTCTTCATTGTGCGCCGGGACGATGATGTCGAACTTCAGGCGCGGCGGGACGCGGGCCGGCGCCGGCATGTCCGCCGACAGCACCGTCAAGAGCAACAAATAGCCGCACGCCAGCACCACCGGCACCGACAGCACCAGCAACAGGATATCCGCCCACATCACGGCATCACTCCAAGCCAGGAGGCCATGACGCTCACCCCGAGCCTCGGTCCAGCTCCGCCAGCACGGGCACGCCCAGCCCCCGCTCCACCTGCCAGCTCTCCAGCACCCGCCCGCTGAGCACGTCCTTCGCCAGCGCCGCGAACACGCCCAGCAGCATCCCGGCGAAGATGCCGCCCAGGGCGATGACCAGCGCGTTGGGCTTGATGGGCTTGCGCGGGAACTCGGCCGGCGTGAGCACCGTGAAGCGGTACTTGAAGGACTTGGAGGCGATGTCCAGCTCCAGCTTCGCCGAGTCGATGCGCTTGAGGATCTGCTGCTGCGCGCTCAGCCGGCTGCGCAGCCGGTCCAGCGCCACCGCCGCGCTCGGGTTCTCCGACACCGCCGGCAGCAGCCCCATCAGCACCCGCTCCAGGCCGTACGGGTCCGGCACCGGCTCGTCCGGGAACGGCATGGACTTGCCGCCCAGGTCGCCGTACTCGGCCAGCAGCTGCTTCTCGTCCTCCTGCAGCGCCTTCACCTGCTGCGAGCCCTGGCGCAGCGCCGCCACCTGCGTCTCCAGCTGCACCACCGTCGGGTGGTCCGGCGCGTACATCTCCCGCTTCTGCGCCAGCTCGTCCTGCATCTCCGTCAGGCGCTGGTTGTGCTGCACCTGCGCGTCCGCGATGGCGCGGCGCTTGGTGCGGATGGCGAAGCGCAGCTGCGCCAGCTCCTGGTCCGTGGAGCCGAAGCGCGGCAGCAGCCGGGGGTCTCCCACCGCGCGGCGGCGCTCCAGCATGATTTCCGAGAAGGTCTGCGCGAAGTCGTCGTAGGCCTCCTTCACCGCCACCCCCGCCTGCTGCTCGTGCTCCTGGAGGATGGCGATGGCGTCCTTGATGCTGCTGAGCTCCTCTTCCTTGCTCTTGTCCAGGAAGCTCTGCTGGGCGGCCTCCACCAGCTCGTAGGCCAGCTGCGGGTCTCCCCACTCCACGCCGATGGCCACCTTGCCGTCGTTGGTGTTCACGCTGATGCGCTTCTCCAGCGTGCCCACCATGCCGTCCATCCGCGCGTCCTCGTCCGGCGGCGCGGTGAGCATGCGCATCACCGAGTCCTTGAAGCGCAAGAGCGGCGGGCGCGTGGCCTCCCACCGGTCCAGCAGGTTCAGGTCCTTCACGAGCTTGACCAGGTTGTCCTGGCGCAGCACGGCCTCCGCGGCGGCCTTCGTCGGCCCGTCCACGTCGTTCACCGGCCGCATGGGGTTGGGCGGATCCGGGTTGAGGATGTTGGCGCGCTCGGGGTTCACCAGGCCGGGGATGATGGTGTTCGCCGTGCGACGCGGCAGCAGCTTGCTCTCCGCGTACCAGGTGCGCGGCAAGAGCTTGGCCACCGCGATGGCCAGCGTCGCCGTCACCAGGAAGGTGCCCAGCACCAGGAACTTGTGGCGGCGCACCGCGTGGCGCACGTAGCCCAGGTAGTCGCGGATCTGCTCCCAGTCGAAGATCCGCGCCTGCTCGCGCTCCGCCTCGGGCAGCTCATGAGGTGCGGACATCGCTCTTACCTCCCGAGGTGGCCTCGGCCGCCCTCGCCAGCAAACGCAGCACCTGCTGCACGAACTCTTCCTGGGTGAACGGCTTGGTCAGATACCCATCCGCTCCCACCTCTTCGGCCTGCGCGCGGTCCAGCAACGTCCCTCGCGCGCTGATCATCAACACCGGCAGCCCCGCCAGCTCCGGCTGCCCCCGGATGTATTCGCAGACGTCGTAGCCGGACACGTCCGGCAGCGTCAGGTCCAGGCACACCAGGTCCGGCCGGCTGTGCGCCAGCTGCTCGAGCGCGGAGCGCCCGTTGGAAGCCTCCTGGATGCGCGTGACGCCCAGGGCGTGCAGGAACTCGCTCACCATCTTTCGGAAAAGAGGCGAGTCCTCCACCACCAGGACCGTGCGTTGCGAGACATCCATGGATGCGTTCCGGGTCCTCTCCAAGTCAGTCGTCGAGTCGCGGCCAGATGACGAGCACGGCAAACGCGTAACAAAGGTTGAAGATGACCATCATCAGGATGGCCTTCTTGACGCCGCGGACCGGGTGACGCTCACGCGCCGCCAGGCTCGGCAGCAGAATCATCGCGTACAGCACGGACAGCAGCAGGAACTTCTTCATGGCCTGGTGGGATTAAAGCCTACCATTCTCCTGTCGGATCACCAATCCAACGCCCATGAACCACTTATAGATGGGGTCGTTCTCGATCAGAAATTCTCTCAACCTCAAGAGTCGTCCGGACGCCACCACGGCCGAAGAGCGAGTGAGCGGCCACTGGAATTTCAGGGAGACCCGTTCATCCCCATCTCGTTCGTGGACGCCGTCCGTCATCGCCTGTGCAACGGACAACTCCAGGTCGAGCTGGGCCTTGCGGCGCCCCTTCCACTGGAGGGCGAAGCTGCCCTCCACGCGCGGGAAGAAGGCGGTGCTGTAGGCATTCACGAAGGAGGTGTAGCGCACCGCCAGCCTGGCCTTCACCGGCCAGTGGTAGCCCACGGGGACGGGCGTCTGGAGCGAGGCCTCGCCGATGGGCATGAGGATGCTCTCGTCCGGCAGCGGGTCCGGGAACACCTTCTGCGGGCGGCTCTCCCCCACCGCGGCGCCCAACTGCAGCCGGCCGTTGATCAGCGGGGTGAACTGGTACTGCGCCAGCGGTGTCGCCTGGACCACGGACAGGTGCCCATCCGTGGAGAAGCTCACATCCCGCGCGTAGACTTCCCCGCCGAGGACCAGGCGACGCGTCACCGAGTGGAAGGCCTGCGCGCGAAGCTCCGGGCTCACCTGCGCGGGCGTCACGCGGTCGGAGGTCGGGCGAGGGACGGTGGGCGGATCCAACAGACCGTTGTAGACGAGGCCGCCCGCGACACCGATGTACGTGCGGCGCAGGCCGGTGAAGTCGAAGCCCACCATGCTCTCCGAGTACGCGTACTTGCTGGCGTCCAGGTAGCGGGGGTCTCCCTCGGTGTTGTTCGCCGGGACGCGGAAGTCCTCGAACGGGAAGTAGCCATAGGTCAGCGACTCCATGGCCCACAGCTTCAGGCCGCGGGTGGCCTGGAACTCGCCGCGCAGGAAGAGGAAGGTGAGCACCTCCGTCGTGGGCTGGGTGACGGTGCGGCGGATGAGCAGCTGCGGCTCGAGGATGGCCTTCAGCTCCATGCGCGGCGTGTAGAGGATGACCTGGCCTCGGGGCGTGAGCACCACGTCCTCGATGACGCGCCGGTCCTCGCGCTCGGTGAGGTTGGGCGTGCGCAGGAAGGTCTCCGCGCGGAACTCGGACGAGTAGCGGAGCGCCGGCGTGCTCGCCAGCACCATGCTCGTCACCAGCGCGGGGAGCATCGCCATGGGCTACTCCACCACCACCACGTCCCCGGTCCTCAGGACGAACGCGGCCCCCTTGCCCTCGGTGCGGCTGACGGCCTCGTAGTCGAAGCGGATGCGCATGGGCGTGGGGTTGTCCGGCTGGCGCCGCAGCACGTAGATGCCGTCCAGCTGCGCGTAGTCCGTGAAGCCGCCCGCCTGGGCCAGCGCCTGCAGCACGCCGGAGCCGGGCTCCAGCTCCTTCATGCCCGGGCCCTTCACCTCGCCCAGCACGGCCACCTGGACCTTCTTGGGCTCCGTCACCCGCACGGTGACGGTGGGGTTGCTCACCAGCGGCTTGAGCAGCTCCTCGATGCGGCGGGCGAGCACTGGCGGCGTGAGCCCCGCGGCGTCCACGTCGTTCACCAGCGGCAGCGTGATGCGCCCGTCCTCGCGGACCAGCGCGTTCTCCGTCGTCAGCTCGTTCTGGTTCCACACCTTGATGAAGAGCCGGTCCCCCTTGCGGATGATGTAGCCCTCGTCCTGCAGCGAGGGCGGATCCCGGTAGTCATCCACCCAGACGAAGCGGCCCGGGGCGTAGCAGGCGGCCAGCGCCAGCAGCACGGCCGGCAGGGCTCGGCGGAGGAGTCGGAAGGGAGAGGAGTTCACACGACGCATCATGAGTTCAGCTCCAGCTCACGCGGCGGAGGCCTGGACGGGCGCGCGCCGCCGGCGCACCACGCGCAGCAGGCCTTGCAGCTCTTCCAGGCGCACCGCGCCGGTCACGAACACGAGGACGATGTAGAGGCTGGCGCCCACCACCAGCCGCAGCGGACCCAGGCCCGCGAGCGCCAGGTGCACGGCCGTCACCACGGCGCAGATGACGAGTGTCTTCACGAGCCGCGTGACGCTCTGCCTGTCGAAGGCGCGCCGGCCCACGGCGCTCACCAGCAAGGTGACAGCCACCGTCTCGCAGACGAGCAGCCCCAGCGCGGAGGCGCACGCGCCGCCCACCGGGCCGAACCACGCCAGGAAGGGGCGCGCCAGCGTCAGGTTGATGAGCGAGTTGAGCACCATGGACACCACCGAGGTGCGCGTCACCCACCAGCCCTTGCCCAGCGCCGTCAGCACCGCGGCGCACACCATGGCCACGTAGGTGAGCGCGAGGATGGGCGCCTGCAGCCGCAGCACCGCCGCAGCCGGCGCGAACCGGTCGCCGTACACCAGGTGGATCCACACGTCGGCGCCCAGCGCCATGGCCAGCGCGAGCGGAATGGAGAAGGCGGACACCGCCTCCAGCGTGCGGCGGGCCAGGCGGAACAGCTCGTCCTGGGACTGGGCGGCGGCGCGCGCCAGCAGCGGCATCAGCACCCAGGTGAGCACCGGCGCCGCCATCAGCGTCATGCCCGCCAGGTTCCACCCGGCGCCGTACCAGCCCACCTCCGTGGTGTTCGTCAGGAAGCCCAGCAGGAAGATGCCCATGGGGCCGTTGGCCGCCAGCGCCGCCTCGTTGAGGAAGAAGGGCAGCGCGCCCTTCATCGCCTCGCGAGTGCCCTTCGCGTCCAGCCGGAGCTCCAGCCCCGTGTGCCGGCGCGAGAGCCGGAAGAGCACCACCGCCCGCACCACCTCCGAGGCCAGGATGGGCACGCCCAGCCACGGCAGCGGCAGCCCCAGCGCGAGCACCAGCAGCTGGCCGCCGCCCCACACGCACTTGGTGGCGATGTTGGCCACCGAGAGCCCGTCCACCTTCTCGCGCGCGTGCAGCACCGCCGCCAGCGTCCCGTTGCACCGGAAGAAGAGCTGGTACACGCCCAGCAGCAGCACCAGGAGCCGCAGGGGGTCCGGCTTGCCCTCCACGTGCATCAGCCCCTGCATCACCCCCAGCAGCGCCACCGCCATCAGCACCTGCAGCAGCAGCGTGCCGCCGAAGAACTCGCTGGCGTGCTGGGGCCGCAGGGCCACCTCCTTGCGGATGTAGACCTCCAGCCCCAGGCCGGCGAGCACGAAGAAGACGGCGGTGAAGCCCTCCGAGGCCCAGTTGAACTGACCGAAGGCCTCCGGCCCCAGCACGCGCGGCAGCAGCAGGCGCACCGCCAGCGCGATGCCGTACGTCACCATCAGCGAGCCGCCCAGCTTCACGGCGTTTCGCATGGACGTCGTCACGTCCAGCGCCGCGGGCTGCGGAGCCGGGGGAGACGCCGCGGCGCTCGGATCTGGGGTCTGCGTGGACATGGGCTCGACGGCGATGGGGATCCAGGCCAGTGAACGACAGCCCTCCACCCGCGTCAATTCGCGGGCAGCCTCCCCGCCTCCGAACCGAGCCGCCGGGCTGGCGCCCCCCCTACCCAGGAGGGCGGGCCGGCTGGACTCCTCAGCTGGCGCCGTTGCCGGTGATGACCACGGGCACCGTCTTCAGGATGAGCCCCAGGTCCGTCAGCAGGGTCCAGTTGTCGATGTACTGC containing:
- a CDS encoding oligosaccharide flippase family protein, with product MSTQTPDPSAAASPPAPQPAALDVTTSMRNAVKLGGSLMVTYGIALAVRLLLPRVLGPEAFGQFNWASEGFTAVFFVLAGLGLEVYIRKEVALRPQHASEFFGGTLLLQVLMAVALLGVMQGLMHVEGKPDPLRLLVLLLGVYQLFFRCNGTLAAVLHAREKVDGLSVANIATKCVWGGGQLLVLALGLPLPWLGVPILASEVVRAVVLFRLSRRHTGLELRLDAKGTREAMKGALPFFLNEAALAANGPMGIFLLGFLTNTTEVGWYGAGWNLAGMTLMAAPVLTWVLMPLLARAAAQSQDELFRLARRTLEAVSAFSIPLALAMALGADVWIHLVYGDRFAPAAAVLRLQAPILALTYVAMVCAAVLTALGKGWWVTRTSVVSMVLNSLINLTLARPFLAWFGPVGGACASALGLLVCETVAVTLLVSAVGRRAFDRQSVTRLVKTLVICAVVTAVHLALAGLGPLRLVVGASLYIVLVFVTGAVRLEELQGLLRVVRRRRAPVQASAA